From Cyanobacteria bacterium QS_8_64_29, the proteins below share one genomic window:
- a CDS encoding phycobiliprotein lyase has translation MEAMEFFQLSAGSWRSLRTTHHLPFRRAEAGGSDIEVETLAASNPKIVEICNFHQIDPALSVGGAQISWDGAMAWDKEGDSHAGSSVFALVPDADSGRRGRLLRERGYAEEIPVVGRYELDGEDALVLATEYESMSTIERFWFPTANLRIRTSTVKRFGGLNTATFCAEIRTDGSRDRTAPETAAPGFLSLLGW, from the coding sequence ATGGAGGCAATGGAGTTTTTCCAGCTGAGTGCCGGTAGCTGGCGATCGCTGCGCACGACCCACCACTTGCCGTTCCGGCGCGCCGAGGCGGGCGGCTCGGATATTGAGGTCGAGACGCTGGCAGCTAGCAACCCCAAGATCGTCGAGATCTGCAATTTCCATCAAATCGATCCGGCGCTGAGCGTTGGCGGCGCCCAGATCAGCTGGGATGGCGCCATGGCATGGGATAAGGAAGGCGACAGTCACGCCGGTTCCAGCGTGTTTGCCCTAGTCCCGGATGCGGATTCGGGCCGGCGCGGCCGCTTGCTGCGCGAGCGCGGCTACGCTGAGGAGATTCCGGTAGTGGGGCGCTACGAGCTCGACGGGGAAGATGCCCTAGTGCTCGCTACGGAATACGAGAGCATGAGCACCATCGAGCGCTTTTGGTTCCCCACGGCCAATTTGCGCATCCGCACCAGTACGGTCAAGCGCTTCGGCGGGCTCAACACGGCAACGTTTTGCGCCGAAATACGTACCGATGGCAGCCGTGATCGCACCGCCCCCGAAACGGCGGCGCCGGGCTTTCTGTCCCTGCTGGGCTGGTAG
- a CDS encoding phycobilisome rod-core linker polypeptide CpcG: MALPVLEYVPASQNTRVEGYETGSEEKPHVLPDESLASESDYQRVIWAAYRQIFSEHQILSSNRQKILESQLRYGQITVRDFIRGLATSEQFRRRNYEPNSNYRFAELCVQRLLGRDVYSEREKIAWSIVIAQQGLESFIDALLDSDEYVNNFGYSIVPYQRRRILPQHESGETPFNLKTPRYGPYYRAQLGFPQIVWQPVVRRFTPQERQPREGDPRRFLGMARGISSAKAQSVLRVSALNIDYERAVPYRRAS; encoded by the coding sequence ATGGCGCTTCCGGTATTGGAATACGTTCCTGCCAGTCAAAACACGCGCGTCGAAGGGTACGAAACGGGCAGCGAAGAGAAACCGCACGTTCTACCCGATGAGTCGCTAGCCTCCGAGAGCGATTACCAGCGCGTCATTTGGGCTGCCTACCGGCAGATCTTTAGCGAACACCAAATCCTGAGCAGCAACCGCCAAAAAATTCTGGAGTCCCAGCTGCGCTACGGCCAGATTACCGTGCGGGACTTCATTCGCGGCTTGGCCACTTCGGAACAGTTCCGGCGCCGCAACTATGAGCCCAACAGCAACTATCGCTTTGCCGAGTTGTGCGTGCAGCGCCTGCTCGGGCGCGATGTCTACAGCGAGCGCGAAAAAATTGCCTGGTCCATCGTGATAGCCCAGCAGGGGCTAGAAAGCTTTATTGACGCCCTACTGGATAGCGACGAGTACGTTAACAACTTCGGTTACAGTATCGTTCCCTACCAACGCCGCCGCATCCTGCCCCAGCACGAGAGTGGCGAGACGCCGTTCAACCTCAAAACGCCGCGCTACGGGCCCTACTACCGCGCCCAGCTGGGCTTTCCGCAGATCGTGTGGCAGCCTGTCGTGCGCCGCTTCACGCCGCAAGAGCGCCAACCGCGCGAGGGCGATCCCCGCCGGTTTCTGGGGATGGCCCGCGGCATCAGCAGTGCCAAGGCCCAGTCCGTGCTGCGCGTCTCGGCCCTCAACATCGACTACGAGCGGGCCGTTCCCTACCGGCGAGCCAGCTAG
- a CDS encoding RluA family pseudouridine synthase: MPSPPAPEAPQRLHVDAGGDRLDRWLARARPDLSRAYLQSLIASGYVARNGRRCTAKQARLQRGDWVQLALPAAPPQAPPPEAWPLDVLYEDACLLALNKPAGWVVHPAPGHASGTVVNALLAHCDSLSGLSDPQRPGIVHRLDRDTSGAMAVAKTDAAHRSLQAQIQARTARRHYLGLVRGCPHQREGTIEAPIGRHPRDRKKMAVLASGGQPARTRWRLLEAGTNWAAIAFELETGRTHQVRVHAAHLGHPILGDPVYSSGSPKGLALTGQALHAWCLQLAHPHSGEPLEVVAPLPAELTQLRLSLQQRWG; this comes from the coding sequence CCTCGATCGCTGGCTGGCGCGCGCGCGCCCGGATTTATCCCGGGCTTACTTGCAATCGCTGATTGCCTCAGGCTACGTTGCCCGCAACGGCAGGCGCTGCACGGCCAAGCAAGCGCGCTTGCAGCGCGGCGACTGGGTGCAGTTGGCGCTGCCCGCCGCCCCACCGCAAGCCCCGCCCCCCGAAGCTTGGCCCCTCGACGTTCTCTACGAGGACGCGTGCTTGCTGGCGCTCAACAAGCCCGCCGGTTGGGTCGTTCACCCGGCCCCCGGCCATGCCAGCGGCACCGTAGTTAACGCCCTACTCGCCCACTGCGACTCGCTCTCGGGGCTGAGCGATCCCCAGCGTCCGGGCATCGTCCACCGCCTCGATCGCGACACTAGCGGCGCAATGGCCGTTGCCAAAACGGATGCAGCCCACCGCAGCCTGCAAGCCCAAATCCAAGCCCGAACGGCGCGGCGCCACTACCTCGGCCTCGTGCGCGGCTGCCCCCACCAGCGCGAGGGCACGATTGAAGCGCCCATCGGGCGCCATCCGCGCGATCGCAAAAAAATGGCCGTCCTGGCCAGTGGCGGACAGCCGGCTCGCACGCGCTGGCGCCTGCTCGAGGCCGGCACCAACTGGGCGGCGATCGCCTTCGAGCTCGAGACCGGCCGGACGCACCAGGTTCGGGTGCATGCAGCGCATCTGGGGCACCCCATCCTAGGGGATCCCGTTTACAGCTCGGGATCCCCTAAGGGACTGGCATTGACCGGTCAGGCCCTCCACGCCTGGTGCTTGCAGCTAGCGCATCCCCACTCGGGCGAGCCCCTCGAGGTCGTTGCCCCTCTGCCTGCCGAGCTAACCCAGCTGCGCTTGTCCCTGCAGCAGCGTTGGGGATAG